A window of Cynocephalus volans isolate mCynVol1 chromosome 3, mCynVol1.pri, whole genome shotgun sequence genomic DNA:
CCCTGAAGGCTAGGATCCCACATCTGTGTTCCTTTGTGACCTGACTCACCAAGAAGGGTGCCCACACAGGTGACGATGGCGAGCACGGCACCAGTGCTGAGCCCAGTCGGTGAGAGCTGAGCCTCGGGCCGGCAGGAGGCCACAGAGCCATCAGGCCGGCAGCGGCACACGCTGACAGTCACTGTGGCAGTGCTGCTCAGTGCTGGCTGCCCCCAATCCCACAGTTCTATGGGAACCAGGTAGGGGGCCTGGCGGGGCAGAGCAGGACGGGAAGGCAGCAGCAGGCTGGCAGAGCCATCTGTGGGAGAGGGAAGGTGTTGGGACACCTTTTGTGACACCTTCCTGGTAGGGTCGGACCAGCCCACAGAGCCAGCTTCCCCTGGGGAAGGTTTGCAAAGAGCAAACAAGTGAGTCTAAATCCACACCTACTTTCCCTTTGTTAGAAGGCACAGACAGGTGGGGAAGGGGTCAGgcaggctgggctggggtggtggaggagaggaggaggaaggtagGCATAGGCACAGCTATAGGAGGCCACCCACCTTGGTTGTCCTGCACAGTAAAGTTGGCATCAGGGCCCAGAGGACCTTGAAGTGAGACACGGCTACTGTTGCCAACTTCGTCTCTGTCCAGGGCTCGGATGACCTGAATCAGCTGGGAGAAGAGAGGCCTTGTATGGAGGGGGCTGCTGGAGGCCTTGAAGTCCCAACTCCTCTGCCTCAGCTGCTCACCTGGCCAGGGGCTGCAGAATCACACACAAAGGTGTCGTAGGGCTCAGCCAACTGGGGAGCATTGTCATTCTCATCTAGGGTCTGGATGGCCACTTGCACGCGGGAGGCCTGTGCGGAGCTGTCTGAAGCCAGAACACCAACACATAcataccacacatgcacacacaacataCATGGTGCATGGGCATGGATGCCACATGCAGCACATCACCTGCACATGCAATATATGAAATATGCATGAAATATACAAGTATCAAGTAATATTGTGAAAAGAATGGAAGAACACTAAATGCATACGATATTCATGTAGTACCCAATATGTGTAATACAGAATACACGTTCAATAGGAATGCAGTACCCATGGTACACATACACAATAACCTATGTTCAGGGCATATATGAAAGGTAGATAGAGGGAGCATACAGATTGCATGCAGACAACAGTCAtgaaatatacaaacacattcaTAACATATATTTGATGTGCACTCAGCATTTAAAGCAAATGCAACATACATGAAGGAGATGCTTGATATGCACAGGGAATGCAGTGTCACCCCGCCCCCCAACCCCAAATATAGAGAATACATTTTCATGCACAGAGGTCATGCACAGCCCCAGTggaatgaacacacacacaccccatcagATGTCTGGGAGGCTGTAGTGCAGCAATGAGTATCACTTAGAGTTGACCTTGGGGAGGGAGGAGCTACATGATCTACAGGGTACAGAGTCCAGGCCAGCCTGGGCACCACAGCCAGACACAGGCCCTTCTTCAACTATCCGTTCATCAGGGGGTTCCCTACCATTACCCTACAGTGCTTCTCACTGCCAGTGCCATGTAAGAGAGAATGCAAAGTGTGTATCCCTGTCACAAGTCCCAGGCTGAGTCTCTCAATTCCTTTAGTCTTCCCCTCATGCAGAGGGTGAGCTGGCTGGCCCTGGTGAAAGGGGCTGAAGTTGTAGCCTGGGCAGGGGAGGCTGAGTGGACTGACTGGCTAAAGGGTTTGGGGTACCCCAGAGACAGGATGGGGAAGGGGTCCACTCCTTCCAAGGCTGCTAGTTGATATTGGAGTAGGGGTAGGAGCAGGATTTGGCAGGGGGGTGAGAAGACAGAgaggggaaacacacacacaaagaaccaCACAAACATACACAGCCACAAACATACTAtatgcacacacgtacacacaggGCCATCCACACAGACATCCATACAACTACAGACACACACGCACCATCAGGTAGCGCACAGTTGCATATACAGAAACGTAATCCTAGACATGTACAATAAGATGCATACGAGAAGCAGTGTGGTGGAGAAGATAACAGCTCCACCATTtaatctgtgtgaccttgggaagttacttaacttctctttgCCCgggtttcctcattttaaaatggggaaatagggctagctggttagctcagttggttagagtggggtgctaacaccaaggtcaactttttgggtccccataccagctagccaccaataaataaataaataaatacataaataaaataaagtggggAAATAATCATACCTCTCTCATAAAGTTGTGGCGATGATTAAGTTAATTAATCCATTTTTGGTACTTAAAATACTGCCTGATATACAATAAgtagtaaattattattatctgTCCATGAACACTGCATACACCAAACAATATATACGAACAGCTACATGTACATACTACTATACACACCcaatcacacacatgcacaaataatGTAAATTAATTCTATACAAACACTTGCTTGTAAACACATATATATCCAGTTATAGACATATACTcacagatatatatatgtgtgcatgtgtatatatatatatatatatatttttacacacATGGAACTACACACATACCTGAGTACATacccacatgcacacattcaTATAGCTCTTTACTGACATGTACAGATGTCTACATATACAATGACAACTTTCATATACAGTATGAAGACAGCAGGGTGTAGGAGCCCCTGGGGTGTAAGCAGGGGCAATAAGGCGCTATTCACAGAAGGGAAGGAGATCACCCTGTCTACACAGGCCAGGGCTGCCCAGAGGCTGCTGGTGACTGATGGGTAGGAGGAGCCTACCTTGGGGGTTCCCCAAAGGGCTTTTCTGGGCGGGGTTGCTGGTGCACTCCCCCCCAGAGGAAGTGCCCAGCCCTTTTCTGGCCCCCAGCTCCATCCTGAAGCAGAGAGTAGGCAGGACAGGGTCTGCCAGCCCACAGGTTGGAGCTATTTGAGATCTGATTTATTCCTGGGTTGGGGCAAGTCAGGTAAGGGCGTGCATTTAGGGTCAGGAGAATGCTCGGGCAGACCCACTGtgcctggcccagcccagcccagcctaggAGGCCAGGAGGGCTGCCTGGTGGTGAGGACCGAGGCCAGGGAGCCATGGCTGTACACTGGTGAGGGTGTGATGGTGGTAGCGCCCTTCCACCCAAGTCAGCGACAGCCCCTCTGCCTAGAGGCTGCTGCCTCTTCGTGGGCCCAGGACTCCTCACCAAGCTCTGTGGCCAGCACTGTGAGGTTGTGCCAGACACGAGCCTCACGGTCCAGGGGCACTGATGTGCGGATGGTGCCATCTTCGGGCTCGATAGAGAAGCAATGCTCTGGGTCCGAGTGGGGGAGGATGGAATATCTGGGGAAGAAGAAGTGCGCTGGGGACTGATCTGTTGctgccactccctccctccctctctctgtccacTGGCTAGGCCTCAGGTTCAGCTGGGCAGAGCCTGCCACATGCACTCACAGCCACGTGGAGGTTGGAATCCCCTTAAAAGGCAAATATACCTGGGAGGTCACCACCATTAGACACCTGTCCTAAGACTCAGGGGGACTGGATTTCATGGGGGTAGGGAAAGAGATACAGAAAGAGATGGAAAGGGGATAAACACTACCTGTCTTTCAGACTTCTGGGCTCTGTTCTGGGGACGCAGGGACCTGTTTCAgctctggctgtgtgaccttgggcaaattgttTAATCTCTGTTTACCcaactgcaaaatgggaatgacaACCAACACCTCCCTCACAGAGTTGTGACAGGTATGCTGGCCCTGGAGGTGGAAAGAGTGGCTGTTCTTAAGGCAGACAactctggatttgaatcccatactaactgcgtgaccttgggcaagttacttaaccattcATGGCTGGCCTCTAAAACAACTGGTGGTGATAACACCTACTTCATTGGGctgtagggttgttgtgagaattaaatgttatCAAGTGGGTAAAATGTGAAACATTTAGGGAGTGATCAATAGAGATCCACTTATCAAATGAGATTACATCTGCTTGCGCTACCACCGGGAGGTGCCACTATTATCTACCCAGAGAGACTGGTGGAGAGTTGGGGAGTAGGTTAGCCaggccctcctgccctcccttggCCCACAGGGGACCTCTGCTAGGAGGTGAATGTGATTTGTGGTAAGGTAAAGGGAGCACACCTGTGTCTGAGAATAGTCTGTCCTCCATTTCCCAGAGGCCCTACTCCTCCCCAGCCCACACCCCAGCTCACCTGATTATGCTGGCTGGGGAATCCAGGTCAGCAGCTGAGATCTGGCCCACGAGGGTCCCAGGAGCCTTGTTCTCTAGCACTGCCAGGTGGTAGGCAGCCTGGGTGAAGGCAGGTGGCTCTGGGGCATCCTGCACAGCCACACGCACCGAGGCCACATCCTTGAAGGGCCCTCGCCGCAGGTAGGCTGGGTCAATGAGCGTGTTGGTGGCCTCTACACGGAAGGAGTAGGAACGACAGGTCTCGAAATCTAGGGGCTATGGTGAGGGAAGACAGAGGGTGAGTGAGGCATGTGAAAACAAGGACAGGCCCCACACGCATCCAGTGCTCAGTCCTCATGTGAGGAGAGGTGGCACTGAAGGGGCAGTGACTTCAGTGGCCAGGATGGGTAGCAGATTACTTAGTTGGTAACTCTAGGCCTGCCCCCAGCTCCATCATAGACTTGTCACATGACCTTGAGCCAGTTACTTCCCTTTTCTAGGCCCCAGGGCCTCATCTGAAAGAGGAGATGACCTTGATCTCTTAGCTCCAGCATAAgggttctgagaaatgtgtccagTGGGTGGGACAGGAGGCAGGCATATGTGAATGTTCAGGTGTTAGCAGGCAGGAGGCTAACCTTGCGGACAGTGAGGAGCCCATCTCGACCCTGGGAGTCTGTGCTGATGCTGAAGGCCTCGGACCCCTCCCCGTCCAGGATGCTGTATGCCATGAGGGCGTTGTCCCCTAGGTCTGGGTCATGGGCCCGGAGCCGACCCACCAGGGTGCCAGGCCCAGCTGTCTCCACCACAGAGAACTGGTACAGGCCTTGGGGTGGATGGAGGGGAGACATATTCTTAGAGAGGTCCCCAAACCTCCTCCCTAACCCCAGCACTTCCTTCTCCCAGGGACTGGCtggggaggaggtgaggaggGAAGGTTTCTCCAGAGGCTGTAGGGGTGGGGTGGTCAAAGGATAGCTCAGGCAACAGCACTGGCCCCTTACTCTGAGGAAACTTGGGAGGGTTGTCATTGACATCGCTGAGGGTGACAGTCACTGTAGTGCTGCCCGACAGCCCCCCCATGTGGCCACCCATGTCCTTGGCCTGGATCACCACCAAGAACTCCTCCTGTGTCTCCCGGTCCATGTTGGGGATGGCTGTACGCACCACTCCTAGGGAGAGACGCTGGGTCAGGGGGTGTCTGCTCCCATGGCTGCCCCACCAGGCTCCTGAGCTCCATCCTCACCAGTCTGGGGGTCCACAGAGAAGAAAGGCAGTCCATCCAGCACGGTGTACACCAGCTTAGCGCTGTTCCCATAGCTGGGGTCATCAGCATCATGAGCAGTCACCTGGATCACTGAAGTCCCTGTGGGGGATCCCGGCACCCCACTCAGCAGCAGCAGGGCCAGATAGGGAAGAACAGCAGGTAAGGGGACCCAGATATGAGGGAGGCTAAACTGAAGGAGTAGGGTTCTGGGGCAcagcaatggggaaaggagaggtgAGGGAGCTCCAGGTCGGGGGACTGGGGCGTCCAGAGCTGGGTTGCTTACCGACGTTGGACATCTCGGGCACTGTGGCGTGGTAAGGCCCAAGGGGGAAGATGGGTGGATTGTCATTGATGTCTTGCACTTTGATGATGAACTCTGATGGGGGCTCCAGGGGCCGGTTGGAGGCTCGATCCACAGCTTGGGCCAGTAGTACATATTGTGCCTTCTCCTCCCGATCCAGGCTCTTGGTGACATGGATGTTGCCTGTGGCTTCGTCGATCACAAATACGgtgcctgccccctccccagtcaACAGGTACTTGGTGCGGCCCTCGCCCCGGTCAACATCTGAGTGCAGCTGTAGGGGTCAGGGAAAGATGGCAGAGGGCTCCAAGTGCAGGGACAGAGGGTTAAAGAGTTTAGGTTTAGGTGGGGTGTGGGGAGTCCTGAGGGACCAAGGTCATTGAAGAAGTGATGAAGTTGCAGGGCAGGTGCTAAGGGCCTTGAGTCAGAGTAGACATGGGAGAGGTTAATCCTTACCTTGCCAATGAGGACGGGCTCCGGACCAGCATATTCCTCAATGACAAAGAACTGGTTCCAGACCCAGCTCCTTCGGGTCCGCAGCAATGAAGGCCCTGGGTGCCCCCGGGACCCTGCCCAGGCCCGGACTGGGGCTGCGAGACGCCCCATGCAGCCCCAGCCACCCAGCCAGGCCAGCAGGAGCCTCACCAGGCCCCACATGTTTGGACTCCAGCCAGGGCTCTTTTCACTGGCTCCAggtgctggggctgggctgggccaggtgGCCCATGAGCtggctggggtggagggcagaTGCGTTGGGGTTACCCCATGGATCCACACCTGCAGGACAGGTAGCTGTTCAGGGTCAAGGAAACCCTTAACCCAGCTCCCCTCCAAAAATAGATACTGAAGACCAGATCTCCAAGGAACCAGACACCCCATGGCCCAGAAGTCAGACTAAGAGAACAGTCTGATTCTTCCCTCCACCAGGCTCTGCCTGCATTCACCTCCAGCCTTCCAAGCTGATAAATCTCTGGTCAGTCAACTCTGAGGAGAGAAGCCAGGGAGGAAAACAGGAGAGGGGATGATGGGAGGGCTCAGAATCCCAAACCTGGCCCCTGTCCTCCCAGGTTGGGCATGCAGCCAGGGGGCTGGAGAAGGTAAGGCTTTCAGAGAAAGGACTTAACATTAAGGGGTTGGGATTTATGGAGGTGTGGCGTAACATGCCTAGGGTCAGGCTGAGAGATGACAAGGAGTGCTGCAGCCTAAGACAGGACTGAGCCAGTGAAAGCCCTTTCCGCAGGGAGAACCCCACCTCTCCAGATGCTTCCCACCCCTAAACTGCCAGCTGCGGTCCTTGAAGGGGAACTAGGGTCATGAGACAGAGTGGGGGGCCAGAGCTGGAAGAAGAAGGGGCAGGGTTGGGGGCAAGTTGAGAAGACTGGGGAGGGGGTAAGCAGAGGCCAGAGACAGTGTGATGACTGGGGGCTAGACCAAGACTCGGACTGTCCGGCAGAGAGACAgaagacagagtgagagaaagagacagaatggCAGAAAGAGACACAACGAAAGACATCAGGCAGGGAGGCTGGGTTGTCTGAAAGGCAGAGAGAAGTCATAGGGACCAGGCTTGGAAACTGGTAaacggggtgtgtgtgtgtgtgtgtgcgcgtgtgtgtgtgcgcgcgcgcgcgcgcacagaGGGGCTTTCGGCAAGTGTGATGGGCAGGCAGCAGAGGCAGCTCTCAGCGGCGGGGGTGTCAGATCAGGCCTCAGGAACTTCATTCTGGGAGAGGGAGCAGCAGGAGGGGTAGAGGTAGGGAGGGGCTGCGGGAACGAAGCTACCGAGGACCCTTCCCTCTgctctcctcccactcctcctggGAGAGACACCTCAGGTAGCTGTCTCTCccgcccctcctcccccagggcagACACACACCTGACAGTCCGTTTGCTCCTGAGGGACGAAGGAAGCCGAGGGAAGCTGGGGACCAGAGAGGGAGGTGGGACGACGAGGAGAGAACGAAGGGATAGAGGAGTGGGAAACAGGATAGcgggaagggaagaggagaggcgAGGGAGGGAACCGGGGAATGAAAGGAGAGCgggaaggggaaaagagaaagaagggagaaagataGAAGACAAATgcaaagagggagaggaggtgggaaaagatggacaagagggagagagaggaaggggcaaGAGACGCCAAACAGGCAGGGAGAAGGAAGGGTGAAGAGAAattgagagaggaaaagagggagagaggtgcgagggaagaagggaaagaggcGGAGCGCGGGAGAAGGGATCCGGCAGTGGGCTCCCGGCCACAGAGCGCACCGCTCTGAAGACACCCGCAGGCTGCGGGTCCCCTGCTGCGCCTCCGCGGATTCCCAACCCCGGACTCCGGTCAGGCGCGCTTACCTTGCACTGCCGAGGGGCCCGGGCCGGCGGGGAGCGCCCCCACCCGCCCCCGTCGCCGGGTCCCGGGTCCCGGGTCCCGGGGGCGCAGCCCCGAGTCGATCGGAGCGGGCGCCGCGGCTCCGCTGCAGGTCTGAGCGGCCCCGGCGAGAACAAGGGAGCGAGACGGAGGGGGCGGGGGAAGGAGGCTCCGCCTGCGGAGGAGCGAGGCGGCTCCGCGCCGCGCGGGAGAGGAGAGCCCAGCCTCCGACCCTCCTCGGCCAGCCGGGCCCACGCGGCGGAGGCGGGGGCGGCGCCGCGTGCCCGCCCCCTCGGCGCTCCGGGGCTGCTGGGCGCATACAGATACGACGCCCCTCCCGGGCCGGGCCGCAGCGCGGGCAGGGCACTCCGGCGGGAGGACGTCCAGGCCACGGCACCAGGCCGTTTCCGAAGAGCTGGCGGGAGGGTGCACCTGGGAGCGCGAAGCGGCCAGCACGCCCCCCGAAGCAGACGAAGAGCGAGCGCGCGGTGAGGCGGGGGATTAGGAGCCCATTGCGGAGAGACCCGGCTCCCCGTTCCCGCACCGGCTTTTTGGACTGGTGTGGAACCCCAGCTGCAAAGCGGCGGCATTTTGGGAGCCCGTGAAGAGCATGGCAGCGGGTCGGCTGGGGAGGTGCGCTTAAGGATGGAATAAGAGTCCAGGGAGCCCGCGAGCCGGGCCCAGGGAACGGGTCAGGGACGGAGGCACGACGTCGGCGGGAGGGCGACGGGGAGCAGAGCCGTTTTTGGGAAGCTCGTTCAGGGACGCAGGCACGACATCGGCGGGAGGGCGACGGGGAGCGGAGCCTTTATTGGGAAGCTCGTTTAATGTGGCCAACAGAACGAGGGGCTGTCGCCCTCTGGTGGCAGTTGTGGGAAGCACCTCGAAGGTGGCGAGCAGGTGACCAAAAGCCTAATCTAATGCAGTGCACAGGACCGGGAACCGGATCCTCCTAGCCCTGCCAGAGTGCCGCCACGGAAACAGGACGCTCCGTTTCCCTCGAGAAGTCAGGAAGACCCGTGGCTTCGGGCTGGTTAGAGCCCAGGAACAGTGGGAAGTCCCTGCTCCAGGAAGCAGTAGTCAGCCTAAGTGAGGGCAATGCCTGCTCCATGCTACAACTATCCTCTTTAATTTGGTTTCTCACCCAGGCCCTGCCCAACGCAAGCCACTCACACACTAATTAAAACTaagtcagattttatttttttccatagaccacatcatttaataataaaaaaaataaaaataaaaattgaacaaaagGAAAGGTAGGATATAAAGTGGAACCGGTGGGCTTGGTGGGCAAGAGGCAAGGGCTGCAGGACAGAAGAGACTGGGAACGGCAGGGGCCCTGGGACTCAGGAGGAGATGCTGATTCAGCTCATAGGTGACCCAGTCCTGGCCCCGGCTGTTCCCAAGAGGAGGCTGTGGAGTACCCAAGGACGATGGTGAGCAGGATGGAGGAAAAATCAAAGAGGTTTGGGGCACCTGGCTGTTCCCCGCCTCTGGTCAACCACCTCCCTCCCTAACCTAGCTCTTCCCTCTCAAGACTTAATGGGAAATGAGAGGAGAAGGCTAAGTCCCAAGAGATAGGTTAAGGgagggtgtgtgggggggaggaTGGCCACTGCTCCATTTGGTATGTGGGGACAGGTGGCAGCCATACTTCAGCACTGGGCAAAAGGTGTGAAAGACCCCTTTGGGTTCCAGGGTGGTGGAGATTGTACCTATCCCTCTGTGGCCTTTAACCCCCTGGGGCAGAGTGGCTGGTACCTGCAGCTCTCCTAGTATTTGCCCCGCTAGCGGCGCCCACCCCGGTCCCGCACAGGTGTGCTCCGACTCCGGCTTCTGCTGTGGCGCTTGGTGTCTCTACGATCCCTCTCCCTGCCTCGTTCCCGGTCCCTTTCCCTATCCCGATCTCGGTCCCCCCTGTCAcgctccctttccctctctctttctctgtccctctcccggCTGTGCTCCCGACGTTTCTCTCGCTCCAACTGACGGTTCCGTTCTCGCTCAGCTTCCTTCTCCCGCTCCTTCTGCTCTTCTTCTTCTTGCTCCTTTCGCCGCTTCTCCCGCTCCTTGGCTCGTTCAGCCCGTTCAGCCTCCTTCTGAACGATCTGTAGCCAGGCAGAAAAGGCAGAGAGTAGGCATCTCAGCCCTGCTCACATCAGTCCCGCTGTGTCCATCTGTGCCTGGACCCTGTACTCCTAGCTCAGAGGCCACTGTCAGCTTTGCTGTTAAGCAggaagtgtgtgtggggggggggggggggcggctaAGCCACAGCTCCTGTCTCAGAGCACTGCTCTCCACTTTCAACTTTTATATACACAACAGGTGCTAGCACCATCCATACCCGGCCTCTGGAATTTCCCTAGCTACCATCACCCTAGATGTAAAcaaatctcttttctctttagttGAGCAGCATATGCCTAAAATTCCCATAAGGCCCATCACTaagtaacaaaattaaaaagcagaaaagtgGATGAGTTTATAAAACAGATTTCTCAGATAACTAAAATCAAGTTCCAATAAGCTTGATTAGCACAGCTAGATTCCTAGACACCCACAAACCTCAGTCCTGTCTTTGTGTCCATCTTTACACCCTTGGGTTTGGTTTTTCTATGGCATACTCATCAACTGTTTCTTAAAACTGCCTTGCTGTGATGCTTAGTGTCTTCCCTTATGATCCTAAGCTAATACCTGGCCTACTCACTCTTGTAGTCATGAATCTCCCCCTTGCACTGACCTGGAGCCTTGATGCAGCTCTGAGCAGGGCATGAAGGAGAGCACTCACCTGGCTGTCAGTCAGTGGGAGCCAATAGATGCAGGGAGCTGCCTTGGTTTTCCGGAAAAGGTCATCCAGCAGCTTGGCAGGTGGTTCCTCCTGGGCTTTCTCTGAGGCGGAAGAAAGTCAATCAGATTTGACGCACATGATCCTCTGTCCCATCACATTTGGGTCCCTTTCTCAACCACCAGTGGGTATGTGTGCCCACATACGTAAGTACCTTTCttctcattcttcttttctttagacTTTGCACGTTCCTTGCGGCGGCGGTCACGGGACCGTGATCGGGAACGGGGCCCTTCTCGAACTTTGTCCCGATCCCATTCACGCTCCGATCGAGTTCGCTCCCGCCGCTCCATTTCCCGTTCCCGCTCTGCCCACTGTTCCCGCACCGCCCGTTCCTGCTCCCGCTGCTCTGCCCGGGGGTGCTGTGGTGGctggactgggggtgggggcggggggtgtaGGGGCCGAGGAACCCCCTGATCCTCTGTCTTAGTTTCAGAGGGACGGTCCACCAAGAGGCCCCGGTGATAATCCAGCTGTGGGCAGAGGAAGGACAAGAAGTCAGGATGGAGATGACATCACTCCTGCTGAAGGTGCCCAGGTACCATGGGTACAGACACTCTGAAGCCCCACGGTTCAACTAAAGGAACCAAGGTAAGGGGGGcaggagaaaaagggaagaacAGAGCCTCTGTGACTGCAGGTTTGGCCAGGATCTCAGCTTGAATCTAGCAGATAATGGCCTCCCCCtgttcctcccctccttcctttccctagGTTTCTTACCTCATCTTGCTCAGCATAATCAGCACAAAGGAATTTGGGATTGGACTGGGGCCATTTGACCCCATGCAGAGCTGTGCGGGTGGCAACGGCTTCCTCTACTGTGGAGTACtggtggaggaagggagaaggcagaGGGTCACAGTGTTTCTTCGGCCTTCCCACTTGCCCTAGTCTCACACAGGAGGACACAACCTGCCCACATCAGTCACAAAAGGAAACATATGCCACAACCTACAGAATCAGCTTCTTCCCCTCACCGTTACAAAGCAATGAGATTTGATCTTGTCAATCCAGAAGGCCTCTTCCACTAAGGTTCCTGTACGCCCTAACAGTTCCTTCAGTTGGCCTAAAGTGAAGGGACGAACCTGCCAATGAAAATGGAATTTCAGGGTCTTGAAGAAGACAAGAACACCCATATACCGAGTCTTAAGATTTCCTAAACTGCTGTCAAAGATGTCTAGCTTCAAAGTTTGCGTGAGGGCAGAGGTTAGGAACCCTGTAGTAGGAATGTGGGAAAAGTGGTAGCAGGAACTGAggcattatgtgccaggcactctgtaaatcctcaaaacaaccctggCAGGGGGACAGTTTTTCCTTTCCCACCattcttcagatgagaaaataggtAGGTAGCTTATTCAAGGTCAGTGAGTAACTGGCAGATCTAGGAGCTGAACCTAGGGAGTATGAGTCCAAAGCTCAAGCCCAACAAGtctgaaatggggaaaaaataacttACCAAGTTGGAGATATGGACGATGTTACTGATCTTGCCCCGGGGCGGGGAGGGCACCTGGGCAGTTCGGACTGGGTCATCAATTGTAATAGAAACTCCAGACTTCTGCTGGCTAATGGAACGTCGAGTTAAGGTATCTCCTAAAGTCACTATCAAAGACAGCACAAGAGCAGTTTTCAGTAGGGACAGTGCTGGCTCTTTCACTTCCAATAATTCTCATGGctctcctttttttccctacCAAGCAGCCACTC
This region includes:
- the ACIN1 gene encoding apoptotic chromatin condensation inducer in the nucleus isoform X5 — encoded protein: MSPADRCRSASTIEPATTSSLALFLLLLRRDQSSRTRGLPEEKEEVTMDTSENRPENEVPEPPLPIADQVSNDDRPEGTAEDEEKKESSLPKSFKRKISVVSATKGVPAGNSDTEGGQPGRKRRWGASTATTQKKPSISITTESLKSLIPDIKPLAGQEAVVDLHADDSRISEDETERNGDDGTHDKGLKICRTVTQVVPAEGQENGQREEEEEEKEPEAEPPAPPQVSVEVALPPPVEHEVKKVTLGDTLTRRSISQQKSGVSITIDDPVRTAQVPSPPRGKISNIVHISNLVRPFTLGQLKELLGRTGTLVEEAFWIDKIKSHCFVTYSTVEEAVATRTALHGVKWPQSNPKFLCADYAEQDELDYHRGLLVDRPSETKTEDQGVPRPLHPPPPPPVQPPQHPRAEQREQERAVREQWAEREREMERRERTRSEREWDRDKVREGPRSRSRSRDRRRKERAKSKEKKNEKKEKAQEEPPAKLLDDLFRKTKAAPCIYWLPLTDSQIVQKEAERAERAKEREKRRKEQEEEEQKEREKEAERERNRQLEREKRREHSRERDRERERERERDRGDRDRDRERDRERGRERDRRDTKRHSRSRSRSTPVRDRGGRR
- the CDH24 gene encoding cadherin-24 codes for the protein MWGLVRLLLAWLGGWGCMGRLAAPVRAWAGSRGHPGPSLLRTRRSWVWNQFFVIEEYAGPEPVLIGKLHSDVDRGEGRTKYLLTGEGAGTVFVIDEATGNIHVTKSLDREEKAQYVLLAQAVDRASNRPLEPPSEFIIKVQDINDNPPIFPLGPYHATVPEMSNVGTSVIQVTAHDADDPSYGNSAKLVYTVLDGLPFFSVDPQTGVVRTAIPNMDRETQEEFLVVIQAKDMGGHMGGLSGSTTVTVTLSDVNDNPPKFPQSLYQFSVVETAGPGTLVGRLRAHDPDLGDNALMAYSILDGEGSEAFSISTDSQGRDGLLTVRKPLDFETCRSYSFRVEATNTLIDPAYLRRGPFKDVASVRVAVQDAPEPPAFTQAAYHLAVLENKAPGTLVGQISAADLDSPASIIRYSILPHSDPEHCFSIEPEDGTIRTSVPLDREARVWHNLTVLATELDSSAQASRVQVAIQTLDENDNAPQLAEPYDTFVCDSAAPGQLIQVIRALDRDEVGNSSRVSLQGPLGPDANFTVQDNQDGSASLLLPSRPALPRQAPYLVPIELWDWGQPALSSTATVTVSVCRCRPDGSVASCRPEAQLSPTGLSTGAVLAIVTCVGTLLALVVLFVALRRQKQEALMVLEEEDVRENIITYDDEGGGEEDTEAFDITALQNPDGAAPPAPGPPARRDVLPRARAPRQPRPPGPADVAQLLALRLREADEDPSVPPYDSVQVYGYEGRGSSCGSLSSLGSGSEAGGAPGPAEPLDDWGPLFRTLAELYGAKEPPAP
- the ACIN1 gene encoding apoptotic chromatin condensation inducer in the nucleus isoform X6, with amino-acid sequence MLSESKEGEEKEEVTMDTSENRPENEVPEPPLPIADQVSNDDRPEGTAEDEEKKESSLPKSFKRKISVVSATKGVPAGNSDTEGGQPGRKRRWGASTATTQKKPSISITTESLKSLIPDIKPLAGQEAVVDLHADDSRISEDETERNGDDGTHDKGLKICRTVTQVVPAEGQENGQREEEEEEKEPEAEPPAPPQVSVEVALPPPVEHEVKKVTLGDTLTRRSISQQKSGVSITIDDPVRTAQVPSPPRGKISNIVHISNLVRPFTLGQLKELLGRTGTLVEEAFWIDKIKSHCFVTYSTVEEAVATRTALHGVKWPQSNPKFLCADYAEQDELDYHRGLLVDRPSETKTEDQGVPRPLHPPPPPPVQPPQHPRAEQREQERAVREQWAEREREMERRERTRSEREWDRDKVREGPRSRSRSRDRRRKERAKSKEKKNEKKEKAQEEPPAKLLDDLFRKTKAAPCIYWLPLTDSQIVQKEAERAERAKEREKRRKEQEEEEQKEREKEAERERNRQLEREKRREHSRERDRERERERERDRGDRDRDRERDRERGRERDRRDTKRHSRSRSRSTPVRDRGGRR